A stretch of Actinomycetota bacterium DNA encodes these proteins:
- a CDS encoding FCD domain-containing protein, whose translation MRTAAQILLSPPGNGRQSAVDQARTYIEALIDLRRVKPGDRLPSAAAFADEVGVSRPAVLQALKILEAQGRVIVRPGRGGTWVAEHEPENLDTRLVRAWEHRDTILQMAVLREILEPGVVRLVAERGMSAEHTRAAEDLLAQMEACEPYDVEGYRGRDNEFHLLLARATGLKLIESVTMLCRAQVAAAFDVMEVPEDRRTRSDAEHREIVKAIKDGDADVAAEVVRRHVGETTILLQEQLSGPQHPVGRRVRAARQAMRRKGEGA comes from the coding sequence ATGCGAACCGCCGCCCAGATCCTGCTGAGCCCGCCGGGCAACGGCCGCCAGAGCGCGGTCGACCAGGCGCGAACGTACATAGAGGCACTGATCGACCTCCGCCGGGTCAAGCCGGGTGACCGGCTCCCGTCCGCGGCCGCCTTCGCCGACGAGGTAGGTGTGAGCCGCCCCGCCGTCCTGCAGGCGCTGAAGATCCTCGAGGCGCAGGGGCGGGTGATCGTCCGTCCCGGCCGAGGAGGGACCTGGGTCGCCGAGCACGAGCCCGAGAACCTCGACACCCGACTCGTGAGGGCTTGGGAGCACCGGGACACGATCCTTCAGATGGCCGTCCTGAGGGAGATCCTCGAGCCGGGGGTGGTCCGGCTGGTCGCCGAACGTGGGATGTCCGCCGAGCACACCCGGGCGGCGGAGGACCTCCTGGCCCAGATGGAGGCCTGCGAACCCTACGACGTCGAGGGGTACCGGGGCCGCGACAACGAGTTCCACCTCCTCCTGGCGCGGGCGACCGGGCTGAAGCTGATCGAGTCGGTGACGATGCTGTGCCGGGCCCAGGTCGCGGCCGCGTTCGACGTGATGGAGGTCCCTGAGGACCGCCGCACACGTTCGGACGCGGAGCACCGCGAGATCGTGAAGGCGATCAAGGACGGCGACGCGGATGTCGCGGCCGAGGTGGTCCGGCGCCATGTCGGTGAGACGACGATCCTCCTGCAGGAGCAGCTGAGCGGCCCGCAGCACCCGGTCGGGCGGCGCGTGCGAGCAGCGAGACAGGCCATGAGACGGAAAGGCGAGGGGGCATGA
- a CDS encoding uracil-DNA glycosylase family protein: MSRPRRDPRALTMPPGRRIPRAADVRKPAPDPPATAPPPAAVRRELEVAGGELSRLVGTIRACEACGRCSDERAFGSGHPLADVLLLKDVPSREDVASGAAFAKEAEPLGKAFERLGLPLVSVYGTCAVRCAGDGVTSDEIRACAPHLLVELEVLSPRVVVAFGPGAFEAVQALDGRCGISVPDEVPRGGSASIRRGLDLLVTEPLPQGVTLADAKRRLWADLQTLPSLLGP, translated from the coding sequence ATGTCTCGTCCCCGGCGCGATCCCCGTGCACTCACGATGCCGCCGGGGAGACGGATCCCGCGCGCGGCGGACGTTCGCAAGCCGGCTCCCGACCCACCGGCCACCGCGCCGCCCCCGGCGGCGGTGAGGCGTGAGCTCGAGGTGGCGGGAGGCGAGCTATCCAGGCTCGTCGGGACGATCCGCGCGTGCGAGGCCTGCGGTCGGTGCTCCGACGAGCGAGCCTTCGGCTCCGGGCACCCGTTGGCCGACGTCCTGCTGCTGAAGGACGTCCCCTCCCGCGAGGACGTCGCCTCCGGCGCCGCCTTCGCGAAGGAAGCCGAGCCCCTCGGGAAGGCGTTCGAACGGCTCGGGCTCCCGCTCGTGAGCGTGTACGGGACCTGCGCCGTGCGATGCGCGGGAGACGGGGTGACATCGGATGAGATCCGGGCCTGCGCCCCCCATCTGCTCGTGGAGCTCGAGGTCCTATCCCCCCGCGTCGTCGTCGCCTTCGGACCGGGGGCCTTCGAGGCAGTGCAGGCGCTGGACGGCCGGTGCGGGATCTCCGTCCCCGACGAGGTCCCGCGCGGCGGATCAGCGTCCATCCGGCGCGGACTGGACCTCCTCGTGACCGAGCCGCTCCCGCAGGGCGTGACGCTCGCGGACGCGAAGCGCCGCCTCTGGGCGGATCTGCAGACCCTCCCCTCGCTGCTCGGACCGTGA
- a CDS encoding DUF192 domain-containing protein: MTRPVRALLVLALVASGCASEGAPPSASCEPEAGSVAVAFDGDACVLAEVVADTPSRQRGLMHREELGADAGMLFLFPETRGGGFWMKNTLIPLSIAFMSREGDRLEVLAILDMEPCKEDPCPTYDAGVQYDAALEVNVGWFGRAGVREGSVAEIRGSLPDPR, translated from the coding sequence ATGACCCGACCCGTGCGAGCGCTGCTGGTCCTGGCCCTCGTCGCTTCGGGATGCGCCTCGGAGGGCGCCCCCCCATCCGCGTCGTGCGAGCCGGAGGCCGGTTCCGTGGCGGTGGCGTTCGACGGGGACGCCTGTGTGCTGGCCGAGGTGGTGGCCGACACCCCGTCGCGGCAGCGCGGGCTGATGCACCGTGAGGAGCTCGGAGCCGACGCGGGGATGCTCTTCCTGTTCCCCGAGACGCGAGGCGGTGGGTTCTGGATGAAGAACACGCTGATCCCGCTCTCGATCGCCTTCATGTCTCGTGAAGGTGACCGCCTCGAGGTCCTGGCCATCCTGGACATGGAGCCGTGCAAGGAGGATCCCTGCCCCACCTACGACGCCGGGGTCCAGTACGACGCCGCCCTCGAGGTCAACGTGGGGTGGTTCGGCCGGGCCGGGGTGAGGGAGGGGTCGGTGGCGGAGATCCGGGGCTCCCTGCCCGACCCACGGTAG
- a CDS encoding UDP-glucuronic acid decarboxylase family protein codes for MRVVVTGGAGFLGSHLCTRLSDDGHEVVCLDNFLTGRASNVAHLTELPGFLLVTHDVTEHIEVPGEVDLVLHFASPASPVDYLELPIQTLKVGSLGTHKALGLAKAKGATFLLASTSEVYGDPQVHPQTEDYWGHVNPVGVRGVYDEAKRFAEAMAMAYNRYHGVDVRIVRIFNTFGPRMRARDGRAVPAFLSAALAGEPLVVHGDGSQTRSLCYVDDLVEGIVRLAASDHVGPVNIGNPHEVTVLELAKLVVEITGSTSEIAFGPRPQDDPSVRRPDISLARDLLGWEPSVSLEEGLDRTAAWFRAELGARA; via the coding sequence ATGCGAGTGGTCGTGACCGGCGGGGCCGGTTTCCTCGGCTCCCACCTGTGCACGAGGCTCTCAGACGATGGCCACGAGGTCGTCTGCCTCGACAACTTCCTGACGGGGAGGGCATCCAACGTCGCCCACCTGACGGAACTTCCCGGCTTCCTCCTGGTCACCCACGACGTCACAGAGCACATCGAGGTGCCGGGCGAGGTGGACCTGGTCCTGCACTTCGCGTCGCCCGCCTCCCCCGTCGACTACCTCGAGCTACCCATCCAGACCCTGAAGGTGGGCTCCCTCGGCACCCACAAGGCCCTCGGACTGGCCAAGGCGAAGGGAGCCACGTTCCTGCTCGCCTCGACGTCCGAGGTCTACGGCGACCCCCAGGTGCACCCCCAGACCGAGGACTACTGGGGCCACGTGAACCCGGTGGGGGTGCGAGGCGTCTACGACGAGGCCAAGCGGTTCGCCGAGGCCATGGCGATGGCCTACAACCGGTATCACGGCGTGGATGTCCGCATCGTGCGCATCTTCAACACGTTCGGGCCCAGGATGCGGGCGCGTGACGGGCGCGCCGTGCCCGCGTTCCTGTCGGCCGCCCTCGCGGGTGAGCCGCTCGTCGTCCACGGCGACGGATCGCAGACGCGCTCCCTGTGCTACGTCGACGACCTGGTGGAGGGGATCGTGAGGCTGGCGGCGTCCGATCACGTCGGGCCGGTGAACATCGGGAACCCCCACGAGGTGACGGTCCTGGAGCTCGCGAAGCTCGTCGTGGAGATCACCGGGAGCACGTCCGAGATCGCGTTCGGCCCCCGTCCGCAGGACGACCCGTCCGTCCGACGTCCGGACATCAGCCTGGCTCGCGACCTGCTCGGATGGGAGCCCTCCGTGTCGCTCGAGGAGGGGTTGGACCGCACGGCCGCGTGGTTCAGAGCGGAGCTGGGGGCGCGCGCATGA